One region of Fragaria vesca subsp. vesca linkage group LG4, FraVesHawaii_1.0, whole genome shotgun sequence genomic DNA includes:
- the LOC101309818 gene encoding nifU-like protein 3, chloroplastic-like, with translation MVGAFSPKTTQTTTALFNPSSERTSTSHLSLFKNSILDASGFSSKQTSFLRGQFCSRHFVGFYCKPTQRKQPGHVVSPSCVLPLTEENVEKVLDEVRPSLMADGGNVALHEIDGLVVVLKLEGACGSCPSSTMTLKMGIETRLRDKIPEIMEVEQILDTETGLDLNEENVEKLLAEIRPYLAGTGGGILELVEIKDYIVKVRLSGPAAGVMTVRVALTQKLREKIPVIAAVQLIE, from the exons ATGGTGGGTGCATTCTCACCAAAGACAACACAAACAACCACTGCTCTGTTCAACCCATCATCTGAAAGAACTTCGACTTCTCATTTGTCACTCTTCAAG AACTCAATTTTAGATGCCAGTGGGTTTTCTTCAAAGCAAACTTCGTTTCTCAGAGGTCAGTTTTGTAGCAGACATTTTGTTGGGTTTTACTGCAAACCTACTCAAAGAAAACAACCAG GGCATGTTGTTTCACCAAGCTGTGTCCTTCCCTTGACTGAAGAAAACGTGGAGAAAGTATTGGATGAGGTACGACCTAGTTTGATGGCAGATGGAGGGAATGTGGCACTACATGAGATAGATGGCCTTGTAGTGGTATTAAAACTTGAAGGAGCTTGTGGATCATGCCCCAGCTCCACTATGACACTAAAGATGGGAATCGAAACTCGCCTGCGTGATAAAATACCAGAGATTATGGAAGTGGAGCAGATTCTGGACACTGAGACGGGCCTTGATCTGAACGAGGAAAATGTTGAAAAG CTTCTTGCGGAGATTAGGCCATATCTGGCGGGCACAGGAGGTGGAATTCTGGAGCTTGTAGAGATCAAAGACTACATTGTTAAAGTTCGGTTAAGTGGACCAGCAGCTGGGGTCATGACAGTACGTGTTGCTCTAACTCAGAAACTGAGAGAAAAAATACCTGTAATAGCAGCTGTGCAGCTGATAGAATGA
- the LOC101295998 gene encoding protein FAR1-RELATED SEQUENCE 5-like, which yields MPLVLFVGTNNHRGSIIFGAALISDETKETYTWLLCTFLESMNGKMPKAVLTGSDETMRKAIETMMPEARHRLCIWHIGKNTFTHLKSEEKLKAFNRCVRKYQTVEQFERLWQEMIDELDLHDDIWIRNMYEKRDKFCQAFFGDIFMARMRRTQRCEGMNKEFNKRVLGKGKSLVELVALVYRLLMKLRHNQERDEFINMNSFPGAVTHLVDLEIQASSIFTHNVFKWIVREIKKESFITLKQGAECHEDGSRVYKVSVYKRPGFDHIVVYHPEKETDSAEDPIMVCSCRMF from the coding sequence ATGCCATTGGTTTTGTTTGTTGGGACAAACAACCATCGAGGTAGTATTATTTTCGGTGCTGCCCTTATTTCGGATGAGACTAAGGAGACATACACTTGGTTGCTTTGTACATTTTTGGAGTCGATGAATGGGAAGATGCCAAAGGCAGTACTCACAGGCAGTGACGAGACCATGCGTAAGGCAATTGAAACTATGATGCCAGAAGCAAGGCACCGTTTATGTATTTGGCACATAGGTAAAAATACCTTTACCCACTTAAAGTCTGAGGAAAAGTTGAAGGCTTTTAACAGATGCGTGAGGAAGTATCAGACGGTTGAGCAATTTGAAAGGTTGTGGCAGGAAATGATTGACGAACTTGATCTCCATGATGATATTTGGATCAGGAATATGTATGAAAAGAGAGACAAGTTTTGTCAAGCATTCTTTGGTGACATATTTATGGCCAGAATGAGAAGGACACAAAGGTGTGAGGGCATGAATAAAGAATTCAATAAGAGGGTTCTTGGTAAAGGGAAATCCCTTGTGGAGCTTGTTGCGTTGGTGTACAGATTGCTTATGAAACTGAGACACAATCAAGAAAGGGATGAATTCATCAATATGAATTCCTTTCCTGGTGCCGTAACTCACTTGGTAGATTTGGAGATACAAGCCTCTTCTATATTCACACACAATGTGTTTAAGTGGATTGTAAGAGAGATCAAGAAAGAGAGCTTTATTACACTAAAGCAAGGAGCCGAATGTCATGAAGATGGTAGTCGTGTGTACAAGGTATCAGTTTACAAACGGCCTGGATTTGACCACATTGTTGTTTACCACCCTGAGAAAGAGACTGACAGTGCAGAAGACCCGATTATGGTGTGTTCTTGCAGAATGTTTTAG
- the LOC101296285 gene encoding protein FAR1-RELATED SEQUENCE 11-like codes for MDAFENGKQPNKGVEDMAVDVPGFRSLTIADVRALTFEIVDEAERFYSTYSAAVRFGCMKDGKGESNGLIRWRQWVCCKERSRDKKYLEADGLSRTPRKQTRVNCQARFRINYNDGSRVYMVKIFVLEHNHELATGNQIAFVRAHRHVSDAALALTNTMTRVSIRPCHTYEYMVEQAGGYSVVGFTMKDLYNKLDQQRWTSLFESDSK; via the coding sequence ATGGATGCGTTTGAGAATGGAAAACAGCCGAATAAGGGTGTAGAGGATATGGCAGTAGATGTTCCCGGATTTAGAAGCCTGACGATCGCCGATGTGCGAGCTTTGACCTTCGAAATAGTGGATGAGGCAGAGAGATTCTACTCTACATATTCAGCAGCAGTTAGATTTGGATGTATGAAGGATGGCAAGGGAGAGTCTAACGGTTTGATTCGGTGGAGGCAGTGGGTCTGCTGCAAGGAAAGGAGTCGAGATAAAAAGTACTTGGAAGCAGATGGTTTGAGTCGTACTCCTCGGAAACAGACTAGGGTGAATTGCCAAGCTAGATTTCGAATCAATTACAATGATGGGAGTAGAGTTTATATGGTGAAGATATTCGTTCTAGAGCATAATCATGAACTAGCTACTGGGAACCAGATTGCATTCGTTCGTGCTCATCGTCATGTCAGCGATGCAGCTTTGGCTCTGACAAACACAATGACAAGGGTTTCAATCAGACCATGTCACACGTATGAGTATATGGTGGAGCAGGCTGGGGGATATTCGGTAGTGGGATTCACCATGAAGGACCTGTACAACAAGCTTGACCAACAACGATGGACCTCCCTATTTGAGAGTGATTCCAAATGA